A portion of the Achromobacter sp. MFA1 R4 genome contains these proteins:
- a CDS encoding HAD-IB family hydrolase, with protein MAIQPQIPSPTHVIAAFDFDGTLTQRDTFIPFLAHLSWVRLLASTVRTSPALLAFALGLRSNDHAKMALCRAALQGHSRAELAHIARAWVHTIPLRPGLIQRLRWHQQRGDRCVLVSASPDIYLDEVARYLGFDDLLCTRMAVDAQGRLTGGFEGPNCWGPEKLRRLVERFGEPDRYELHAYGDSRGDQWLIDAARHAWYRGQAVKP; from the coding sequence ATGGCTATACAACCGCAGATTCCATCCCCCACCCACGTGATCGCGGCCTTCGACTTCGACGGCACCCTGACCCAGCGCGACACATTTATCCCGTTTCTGGCCCATCTGTCCTGGGTCCGATTGCTGGCGTCGACGGTCCGCACGTCGCCCGCATTGCTGGCATTCGCCCTGGGCCTGCGCAGCAACGACCACGCGAAGATGGCGCTGTGCCGGGCCGCGCTGCAAGGGCATTCGCGCGCGGAACTGGCGCACATCGCGCGCGCATGGGTGCACACCATCCCGCTGCGTCCGGGTCTCATCCAGCGGTTGCGCTGGCATCAGCAGCGCGGAGACCGCTGCGTGCTGGTCAGCGCGTCGCCCGATATCTACCTGGATGAGGTCGCGCGCTACCTGGGGTTTGACGACCTTCTCTGCACGCGCATGGCGGTCGACGCGCAGGGCCGGCTGACAGGCGGCTTCGAGGGCCCCAACTGCTGGGGGCCCGAAAAGCTGCGGCGGCTGGTCGAGCGGTTTGGCGAGCCGGACCGGTATGAACTCCATGCCTATGGCGACAGCCGCGGCGACCAGTGGCTGATCGACGCCGCCCGCCATGCGTGGTATCGCGGCCAGGCGGTCAAGCCATGA
- a CDS encoding PhoX family phosphatase: MSKSISDKTVRNPSQSTPFSEILEKNMSRRMVMRGGLAAAFATVTSLGLAGCNGSDDDDDDVDGGGQNPSPEVPGGEQPAAPVKLGFDSLAPSMTDACVVPAGYIAHVFAPWGTPFNDNANPWDRNGNNSSTDLLNSTGMHHDGMHFFPINGSSTEGLLAVNHEYIDQQALHPNGPTTVAGKRPIEEIRKEINAHGVAILHVRRENGRWNIVHNSRYNRRFTSATPMKLAGPVAGTDWVKTPYSPNGTMVRGTNNNCGNGFTPWGTYITAEENWAACFVNTGTQPAHQVRVGVPGSAGRYQWETGAADPLEVQGEFARFNVTETGADFTQDWRNEVNGFGYLVEIDPYDENSIATKRTSMGRFAHEGCAYGKPEAGKPLAFYSGDDSRFEYIYRFVSEAVWDPKDAERTDRLAVGAKYLDKGTLYVARFDADGSGEWIALTGSTVGAGGRTLADEFGSQENIIINTRGAADFVGATPMDRPEWTATHPTNGDIYLTLTNNSSRNASKGTNPANPRLNNVNGHIVRWHDEPGSTKFKWDIFVFGSDAGADADTNRSGLTTLNQLASPDGLSFDARGILWIQTDNGIDGGRNNNVAKATNDQMLAVIPGALADSTGTGPAINASNQADLRRFFVGPNEAEVTGFAFTPDYTSIFLNIQHPVNWPAYDTDDATQATTGVVRPRSSTVVIQRADGGPIGV, from the coding sequence ATGAGCAAGTCCATCTCCGACAAGACCGTCCGCAATCCCAGCCAGAGCACGCCATTCAGCGAGATCCTGGAAAAGAACATGTCGCGCCGCATGGTGATGCGCGGCGGCCTCGCCGCCGCCTTCGCCACCGTGACCAGCCTCGGCCTTGCCGGCTGTAATGGCAGCGACGACGATGACGACGACGTCGACGGCGGCGGCCAGAACCCCTCGCCCGAAGTGCCCGGCGGCGAGCAGCCCGCCGCGCCGGTCAAGTTGGGATTCGATTCGCTGGCCCCGTCGATGACCGACGCCTGCGTCGTGCCGGCCGGCTACATCGCCCACGTGTTCGCACCGTGGGGCACGCCGTTCAACGACAACGCAAACCCCTGGGATCGCAACGGCAACAACAGCTCGACCGACCTGCTCAATTCCACCGGCATGCACCACGACGGCATGCATTTCTTCCCGATCAACGGCAGCTCCACCGAAGGCCTGCTGGCGGTCAACCACGAATACATCGACCAGCAGGCGCTGCATCCCAACGGTCCCACCACCGTTGCCGGCAAGCGCCCCATCGAAGAAATCCGCAAGGAAATCAACGCGCATGGCGTGGCGATCCTGCATGTGCGCCGCGAGAACGGCCGTTGGAACATCGTCCACAACTCGCGCTACAACCGCCGCTTCACGTCGGCCACGCCCATGAAGCTGGCAGGCCCGGTGGCCGGCACGGACTGGGTCAAGACCCCGTATTCGCCGAACGGCACGATGGTGCGCGGCACCAACAACAACTGCGGCAACGGCTTCACGCCGTGGGGCACCTACATCACCGCCGAGGAAAACTGGGCCGCCTGCTTCGTGAACACCGGCACCCAGCCCGCGCACCAGGTGCGCGTCGGCGTGCCCGGCAGCGCCGGCCGCTACCAATGGGAAACGGGCGCCGCCGATCCGCTGGAGGTCCAGGGCGAGTTCGCGCGCTTCAACGTCACCGAAACCGGCGCGGACTTCACGCAGGACTGGCGCAACGAGGTGAACGGCTTCGGCTATCTGGTCGAGATCGATCCCTACGACGAAAACAGCATCGCCACCAAGCGCACCTCGATGGGCCGCTTCGCCCACGAAGGCTGCGCCTACGGCAAGCCCGAGGCCGGCAAGCCGCTGGCCTTCTACAGCGGCGACGACTCGCGCTTCGAATACATCTACCGCTTCGTCTCGGAAGCCGTGTGGGATCCGAAGGACGCCGAGCGCACGGACCGCCTGGCTGTCGGCGCCAAGTACCTGGACAAGGGCACGCTGTACGTCGCGCGCTTCGATGCCGACGGCTCCGGCGAATGGATTGCGCTCACCGGCTCGACCGTGGGCGCAGGCGGCCGCACGCTGGCCGACGAGTTCGGCAGCCAAGAGAACATCATCATCAATACCCGCGGCGCGGCCGATTTCGTGGGCGCCACGCCCATGGACCGCCCGGAATGGACGGCGACGCACCCGACCAACGGCGACATCTACCTCACGCTGACCAACAACTCCAGCCGCAACGCCAGCAAGGGCACGAACCCGGCCAACCCGCGCCTGAACAACGTCAACGGCCACATCGTGCGCTGGCACGACGAGCCGGGCTCGACCAAGTTCAAGTGGGACATCTTCGTGTTCGGCTCGGACGCCGGCGCCGACGCCGACACCAACCGCTCGGGCCTGACCACGCTGAACCAGCTTGCCAGCCCGGACGGCCTGAGCTTCGACGCGCGCGGCATCCTGTGGATCCAGACCGACAACGGTATCGACGGCGGCCGCAACAACAACGTGGCCAAGGCGACCAACGACCAGATGCTGGCCGTGATCCCCGGCGCCCTGGCCGACAGCACCGGCACGGGCCCCGCGATCAATGCGTCCAACCAGGCCGACCTGCGCCGCTTCTTCGTCGGCCCGAACGAAGCCGAAGTCACCGGCTTCGCCTTCACGCCGGACTACACCAGCATCTTCCTGAACATCCAGCACCCGGTGAACTGGCCGGCGTACGACACGGATGATGCGACCCAGGCCACCACGGGCGTCGTCCGCCCGCGTTCGTCGACGGTGGTGATCCAGCGCGCCGACGGCGGTCCGATCGGCGTGTGA
- a CDS encoding glycosyltransferase family 9 protein — MAFPALYLVKKLWPDKQVRVVSRFDVGDFYTRLPWVDQFVRADAFSDQVRAFPRGASASLTLHHSSERFALLNLLRRPALRLGFNNRRIGDCVWTHSHVKDIREYIGLANLRLLATIQPHDPEAIARECFLEIARPCAGMVKPADIVLIPGGGKGPFKRWSVEHYVALADLLQTRLGGDAVFSFVLGPAETAERAWLEQLNRPDFRLESGRSVAELVALMQDARLVVANDCGPSHIGQGLCVPYVGVFNEPNPEWFWARDYTRDVVPDAGSSDINSIPPARVLEACMAVLADPKSRSSCDRVAQAAHRALNNPVPLQALPNA; from the coding sequence GTGGCGTTTCCCGCGCTTTATCTCGTCAAGAAACTGTGGCCGGATAAGCAAGTGCGCGTGGTCTCCCGGTTCGACGTCGGCGATTTCTACACGCGGCTGCCGTGGGTGGACCAGTTCGTCCGCGCCGACGCATTCAGCGACCAGGTCAGGGCGTTCCCCCGAGGCGCCAGCGCATCGCTGACGCTGCATCATTCCAGCGAACGCTTTGCGCTGCTCAATCTGTTGCGTCGGCCCGCGCTGCGGCTGGGCTTCAATAACCGCAGGATTGGCGATTGCGTCTGGACGCATTCCCACGTCAAGGACATCCGCGAGTACATCGGGCTGGCGAACCTGAGGCTGCTGGCGACGATACAGCCGCACGATCCGGAGGCCATCGCGCGCGAGTGCTTCCTGGAGATCGCGCGGCCCTGTGCCGGCATGGTGAAGCCTGCCGACATCGTCCTGATTCCGGGAGGCGGCAAGGGACCGTTCAAACGGTGGTCGGTGGAGCATTACGTCGCGCTGGCCGATCTGCTGCAGACCCGGCTGGGCGGCGACGCGGTGTTCTCGTTTGTCCTGGGACCGGCCGAGACGGCCGAGCGCGCCTGGTTGGAACAACTGAACCGTCCGGACTTCCGGCTGGAAAGCGGTCGGTCGGTGGCCGAATTGGTCGCGCTGATGCAGGACGCCCGTTTGGTCGTCGCAAACGATTGTGGTCCGTCCCACATCGGCCAGGGGCTTTGCGTGCCCTACGTGGGCGTGTTCAACGAACCCAATCCGGAGTGGTTCTGGGCGCGCGACTATACCCGGGATGTCGTGCCCGATGCGGGGTCCTCGGACATCAACTCGATCCCGCCGGCGCGTGTGCTCGAGGCGTGCATGGCAGTGCTTGCCGATCCCAAGTCACGATCGTCTTGTGACCGTGTCGCCCAGGCAGCGCATCGCGCACTGAACAACCCGGTCCCTCTTCAGGCTTTGCCCAACGCCTGA
- a CDS encoding polysaccharide lyase family 1 protein has translation MLARKKVMAWLAALVALYGSAAVADEQCGAPTQQCAFVSELLQQREGYGAKATGGLGGRFIEVTSDQDSGPGTLRAALKQAKKGPTWIRFASDMTIVLESQLRVPSNTTIDGRGRRVALIDDGLGVYGVQNVILTHLTIDGRLNRLTQAVNVANGSRDVWVDHMDLSRMSDRLLNVKNGSTDVTISWTKFHNSNKVMLLNNITSKDLFHNYERDAIARVTLHHNYFFNTVQRNPRAQFGTFHLFNNLVENWDFYGMSFSLEAKALVEGNIFNNDAQRKCVEPEFFPTVEGINVNYCRYIPIAPQRSALGNGESDRGAYEKRKDEHGYTRDYKAFLRLKDNLYLGDAKPVLQDYRPDAVPAPPYCYGYEKATPELAEKIRKFAGNTSGDTPLPQSRTGAGCPP, from the coding sequence ATGCTTGCACGAAAGAAAGTGATGGCCTGGCTGGCGGCGCTGGTCGCGCTATATGGCAGCGCCGCCGTCGCGGACGAGCAGTGCGGCGCGCCGACGCAGCAATGCGCCTTCGTGTCCGAGCTGCTGCAACAGCGCGAAGGCTATGGCGCCAAGGCCACGGGCGGGCTGGGCGGCAGGTTCATCGAGGTGACCTCGGACCAGGACTCGGGACCGGGCACGCTGCGTGCCGCCCTGAAGCAGGCCAAGAAGGGGCCGACGTGGATCCGCTTCGCGTCCGACATGACCATCGTGCTGGAATCCCAGTTGCGCGTGCCGTCGAACACGACGATCGACGGGCGCGGCAGGCGGGTGGCGTTGATCGACGATGGCCTGGGCGTGTATGGCGTCCAGAACGTCATCCTGACGCATCTGACCATTGACGGGCGCCTGAACCGGCTGACCCAGGCCGTCAACGTGGCCAATGGCAGCCGGGACGTGTGGGTCGACCATATGGACCTGTCCCGGATGTCGGACCGCCTGCTCAATGTGAAGAACGGATCGACCGACGTGACGATCTCGTGGACCAAGTTCCACAACTCGAACAAGGTCATGCTGCTGAACAACATCACGTCCAAGGACCTCTTTCACAACTACGAGCGCGATGCGATTGCGCGCGTGACGCTGCACCACAACTATTTCTTCAACACCGTGCAGCGCAACCCCCGGGCGCAGTTCGGCACCTTCCACCTGTTCAACAACCTGGTCGAGAACTGGGACTTCTACGGCATGAGCTTCAGCCTGGAGGCCAAGGCCCTGGTCGAAGGCAACATCTTCAACAACGACGCGCAGCGCAAGTGCGTGGAGCCCGAGTTCTTTCCCACGGTGGAAGGCATCAACGTGAACTACTGCCGCTACATCCCCATTGCGCCCCAGCGCAGTGCGCTGGGTAACGGCGAGTCCGACCGCGGCGCCTACGAAAAGCGCAAGGACGAACACGGCTACACTCGCGACTACAAGGCCTTCCTGCGTCTGAAGGACAACCTGTACCTGGGCGACGCGAAGCCGGTGCTGCAGGACTACCGCCCGGACGCGGTCCCAGCGCCGCCTTACTGCTACGGCTACGAAAAGGCGACGCCGGAACTGGCCGAGAAGATCCGCAAGTTCGCGGGCAATACGTCGGGGGACACACCGCTGCCGCAGTCGCGGACTGGCGCCGGTTGTCCACCGTGA
- a CDS encoding tetratricopeptide repeat protein, producing the protein MVDTATESRRVDAGAEPQDATARLRDVIGQIRASAQPERDMAALDPALRQARDGWREVRRLLVSPYVKEGRLVPAVAALETLIAAHPTRADDRRLLASLLGRLEQWDRAIAEADAAAGIEPGNTALHAARIQLRVQAGRVDQAAEVARATLPLAQSAPEDAHAWLMAFVRNGDVAEASGIAAALDPDKLPNERVATMAVRALLADGRTAAAIRLGDGALRAGHDCAALRSSLGLAHLRRGTEEDRKTHALAHFEAGLQAAPDDVRLLTLHGETLLRAGRYKESVAPLERAIELAPDLEQTRGLYARALRYTLRYDEAADQMMKLLEKSPDNLLWQRSAIGALSQAGRKEEAEAMFLQYVAKRGAKLPETFQEALARMEEQLDSAPIPKARLDWAWSMRGDTSIDRATWERRARWGHLIDHLLFDWLECREERVEEAMEMLGELDTGERFFAPLLAAGRGVVVATAHVGPMYAGLMALELVGIPSRWLASAPSIARSTYAEALISTADQTEAQVAKSCMRAINSGFVLCLAIDGAANPAAPRTTFEGQEVTYSGFAAHLAQRMNVPSVFYAPRWENGQVAYTLEMLPAANPGEDAQAYALRWQKAYFEHLRNHLAGPPENLRLSGGIWRHVTAADRSAQE; encoded by the coding sequence ATGGTTGATACCGCTACCGAAAGCCGCCGGGTCGACGCCGGCGCCGAGCCGCAGGACGCCACCGCGCGCCTGCGGGACGTGATCGGACAGATCCGGGCCTCGGCCCAGCCCGAACGCGACATGGCGGCGCTGGATCCCGCGCTGCGGCAGGCCAGGGACGGGTGGCGCGAGGTTCGGCGGCTGCTGGTTTCGCCTTACGTGAAAGAGGGCAGGCTGGTGCCCGCCGTCGCCGCGCTGGAGACGCTGATCGCCGCGCATCCCACGCGCGCTGACGACCGACGCCTGCTGGCCAGCCTGCTGGGCCGACTGGAGCAGTGGGACAGGGCCATTGCCGAAGCCGACGCCGCCGCCGGCATCGAACCGGGCAATACGGCGCTGCATGCGGCGCGCATCCAACTGCGCGTGCAGGCGGGCCGCGTGGACCAGGCGGCAGAAGTCGCCCGCGCGACCCTGCCGCTCGCGCAGAGCGCGCCCGAAGACGCACATGCCTGGTTGATGGCCTTCGTGCGCAATGGCGACGTCGCCGAGGCGTCCGGCATCGCGGCGGCGCTGGATCCGGACAAGCTGCCCAATGAACGGGTGGCGACGATGGCCGTGCGCGCCCTGCTGGCCGACGGCCGCACCGCCGCGGCGATCCGCCTGGGCGACGGTGCGCTGCGCGCGGGCCACGATTGCGCTGCGCTGCGTTCGTCGCTGGGGTTGGCACACCTGCGGCGCGGCACGGAAGAAGATCGCAAGACGCACGCGCTGGCGCATTTTGAAGCCGGTCTGCAGGCGGCGCCGGACGACGTGCGGCTGCTGACGCTCCATGGCGAAACCCTGCTGCGCGCCGGCCGCTACAAGGAATCGGTGGCGCCGCTGGAGCGCGCCATCGAATTGGCGCCCGACCTGGAGCAGACACGCGGCTTGTACGCCCGCGCGCTGCGCTACACCCTGCGGTACGACGAGGCGGCCGACCAGATGATGAAGCTGCTGGAAAAGTCGCCCGACAACCTGCTGTGGCAGCGGTCCGCCATTGGCGCGCTGTCGCAGGCGGGCCGCAAGGAAGAGGCCGAGGCGATGTTCCTGCAGTACGTCGCCAAGCGCGGCGCGAAGTTGCCCGAGACGTTCCAGGAAGCCCTGGCGCGCATGGAAGAACAGCTTGATTCCGCGCCGATCCCGAAGGCGCGCCTGGACTGGGCCTGGTCGATGCGCGGCGACACGTCCATCGACCGCGCCACCTGGGAACGCCGCGCGCGCTGGGGCCACCTGATCGACCATCTGCTCTTCGACTGGCTGGAATGCCGCGAGGAGCGGGTCGAGGAAGCGATGGAAATGCTGGGCGAACTGGACACCGGCGAGCGCTTCTTTGCGCCGCTGCTGGCGGCGGGGCGCGGCGTCGTGGTCGCCACGGCGCATGTCGGCCCGATGTACGCCGGGCTGATGGCGCTGGAACTGGTCGGCATCCCGTCTCGCTGGCTGGCATCGGCGCCCAGCATCGCCCGCAGCACCTATGCCGAGGCGCTGATTTCCACCGCCGACCAGACCGAGGCGCAGGTCGCCAAGTCGTGCATGCGGGCAATCAATTCGGGCTTTGTGCTGTGCCTTGCCATCGATGGCGCGGCGAATCCCGCCGCGCCGCGCACGACCTTCGAAGGGCAGGAGGTGACCTATTCGGGCTTCGCGGCCCATCTTGCCCAGCGGATGAACGTGCCCTCGGTGTTCTATGCGCCGCGTTGGGAAAACGGCCAGGTGGCGTACACGCTGGAGATGCTGCCGGCCGCCAATCCGGGCGAGGACGCGCAGGCGTACGCGCTGCGCTGGCAGAAGGCGTACTTCGAACACTTGCGCAACCACCTGGCCGGTCCGCCGGAGAACCTGCGCCTGAGCGGGGGTATCTGGCGCCACGTCACGGCGGCGGATCGCTCCGCGCAAGAATAG
- a CDS encoding sugar ABC transporter: MSFVATPRYEAESRFFVQSASGQQGGGGAAASLLTTGNSGGMLGGFVDGWAVADFLKSRDSMQQLDRKVGLRRYLTNDGLDPFNRLAEDSSEDDLYRAYQASVHVSFNALEQIDVLRVSAFSSEDAATLSKELIGLAEQFVSSMNEKGVADKLKVSEESVKFAEEKALAARDALTTWRTKHGNIDPSATVSMLLNLSSQLEGELSSAQINLDKIRALNNKDHFMLKPAQMQVAALKKRLASVRQRLSGDGNTEAKQLKEYEALRNAQVFADSNLTLAQQSYQQAMTDALRLQRYLSIIAQPVPTDRPSSPRAGILLLQALALGFVLMFIARVAMALLRGLRHG; the protein is encoded by the coding sequence CTGTCCTTTGTCGCCACGCCGCGCTATGAGGCCGAGTCGCGGTTCTTCGTGCAGTCGGCGTCCGGCCAGCAGGGCGGCGGCGGCGCGGCGGCCAGCCTGCTCACGACGGGCAACTCGGGCGGCATGCTCGGCGGATTCGTGGACGGGTGGGCCGTTGCTGACTTCCTGAAGTCGCGCGACAGCATGCAGCAACTGGACAGGAAAGTCGGCCTGCGCCGCTATCTGACGAACGACGGACTGGATCCGTTCAACCGGCTGGCCGAGGATTCCAGCGAAGACGACCTGTATCGCGCCTATCAGGCGTCGGTGCACGTGTCGTTCAACGCGCTGGAGCAGATCGACGTGCTGCGGGTCAGCGCGTTCTCGTCGGAAGACGCGGCCACGCTGTCCAAGGAACTGATCGGCCTGGCCGAGCAGTTCGTCAGCTCGATGAACGAGAAGGGCGTGGCCGACAAGCTGAAGGTGAGCGAGGAGTCGGTCAAGTTTGCCGAGGAGAAGGCGCTGGCGGCGCGGGACGCCCTGACGACGTGGCGCACGAAGCACGGCAACATCGACCCGAGCGCGACGGTGTCCATGCTGCTCAACCTGTCCAGCCAGCTGGAAGGCGAGCTGAGCAGCGCGCAGATCAACCTGGACAAGATTCGGGCCCTGAACAACAAGGACCACTTCATGCTCAAGCCGGCCCAGATGCAGGTGGCGGCGCTGAAAAAGCGGCTCGCGTCCGTGCGCCAGCGCCTGAGCGGCGATGGCAATACGGAAGCGAAGCAGCTCAAGGAATACGAAGCGCTGCGCAATGCCCAGGTGTTCGCGGATTCGAACCTGACGCTGGCGCAGCAGTCCTACCAGCAGGCGATGACGGACGCGCTGCGCCTGCAGCGGTATCTGTCCATCATCGCGCAACCGGTACCCACGGACCGGCCCAGCAGCCCGCGCGCGGGCATCCTGCTGCTGCAGGCGCTGGCGCTGGGTTTTGTGCTCATGTTCATCGCTCGGGTGGCGATGGCATTGTTGAGGGGGCTGCGTCATGGTTGA
- a CDS encoding ATPase, which yields MIHLNGVTDEPYAFGSRQPLLANATLDIPAGRYALLSPTPEMHRQLVDVLCCLRPPRQGFVKHDGNVSWAIGRQGFIRGKANGLSMIDFVSEMYEIDPGATYELVADLISDPKMLAKPMEHWPLYVRQEFSFALALAPAFDVYVIEGSIPFEPCRFTRLWLALFEERLVGRTLIFSSYRQNQLADYCFKGLIYERSALSIDDDLDQCLRRYPPRRSRSDSGTGDDVLGGGFDEGQLGF from the coding sequence ATGATCCATCTGAATGGCGTAACCGACGAACCCTATGCCTTTGGCAGCCGGCAGCCGCTGCTGGCCAATGCCACGCTCGACATTCCGGCCGGGCGCTATGCCTTGCTGTCGCCCACGCCGGAAATGCACCGTCAATTGGTGGACGTGCTGTGCTGCCTGCGTCCGCCGCGCCAGGGCTTCGTCAAGCACGACGGCAACGTCTCGTGGGCCATCGGCCGGCAAGGCTTCATCCGCGGCAAGGCCAACGGCCTGAGCATGATCGACTTCGTCAGCGAGATGTACGAGATCGATCCCGGCGCAACGTACGAACTGGTCGCGGACCTGATCAGCGATCCCAAGATGCTGGCCAAGCCCATGGAGCATTGGCCGCTTTACGTACGGCAGGAGTTCTCGTTCGCGCTGGCGCTGGCGCCCGCGTTCGATGTCTACGTGATCGAAGGGAGCATCCCCTTCGAGCCTTGCCGTTTCACCCGGCTCTGGCTGGCTCTTTTCGAAGAGCGGCTGGTGGGCCGGACACTCATTTTTTCCAGTTATCGCCAGAATCAGTTGGCGGATTATTGCTTCAAAGGCTTGATCTATGAACGAAGCGCGCTCAGCATCGACGACGACCTCGACCAGTGCCTCCGCAGGTATCCCCCGCGACGATCACGGAGCGACTCCGGCACAGGCGACGACGTCCTCGGAGGCGGCTTCGACGAAGGCCAGCTCGGGTTCTGA
- a CDS encoding ABC transporter permease, which yields MSNEDRIKGWRSRRKASNYTVGSGVANWRLDPAALFEAKAPPAVLFKPLLARLQGEPHDSVAARRAVYEAVQAELEAEIERGKVDETVADFSRRRLRIIVRLLEQDIRAGVEVFAPGYVPAKLVAEDERLAAAHARRVERRKQDEAREARRHASRNDIALEIEVAQSESGDLAILRDRLRHLHEGHSQDTAGHRPIGRTLMAMFIYQLRVMHGESRIALVWALVGPVVLLTLISSLYILMGTHYILGMDVQTFSLLGATTWIMFRQIAFRSSTAYVSARGLLNFQGVTPLMCALVQAMIYVSVYLVVFAVLITAGHAIGLITLPKSWPGFITFVVLMGVAGAAMGVLFGSIATYWHFFLRLAPIIERGLQIFAAVFFVSEQFPEQLRPWLLWSPLAHGMQLLRSAYFQAYQSHDASLGYFLTSLVFMMVIALVAERLARPNVQPM from the coding sequence ATGAGTAACGAGGACCGGATCAAGGGCTGGCGCTCGCGCCGGAAAGCAAGCAACTACACGGTGGGATCCGGCGTCGCCAACTGGCGGCTGGATCCGGCCGCGCTGTTCGAGGCCAAGGCGCCGCCGGCGGTCCTGTTCAAGCCGCTGCTTGCCCGCCTGCAGGGCGAGCCGCACGATTCCGTGGCGGCGCGGCGGGCGGTGTACGAGGCCGTTCAGGCGGAGCTGGAAGCGGAGATCGAGCGCGGCAAGGTCGATGAGACCGTGGCCGACTTCTCCCGGCGCCGCCTGCGCATCATCGTGCGGCTGCTGGAGCAGGACATCCGCGCGGGCGTGGAAGTGTTCGCGCCGGGCTACGTGCCGGCCAAACTGGTGGCCGAGGACGAGCGGCTGGCGGCCGCGCACGCGCGCCGCGTGGAGCGGCGCAAGCAGGACGAGGCGCGCGAAGCGCGGCGTCATGCGTCGCGCAACGACATCGCGCTGGAGATCGAGGTCGCGCAGAGCGAATCGGGCGACCTGGCGATCCTGCGCGACCGGCTGCGCCACTTGCACGAGGGGCATTCGCAGGATACGGCCGGCCACCGGCCGATCGGCCGCACGCTGATGGCGATGTTCATCTATCAGCTGCGCGTGATGCACGGCGAGAGCCGCATCGCGCTGGTGTGGGCGCTGGTCGGGCCCGTGGTGCTGCTGACGCTGATTTCGTCGCTGTACATCCTGATGGGCACGCACTACATCCTGGGCATGGACGTGCAGACGTTCTCGCTGCTGGGCGCGACGACCTGGATCATGTTCCGCCAGATCGCCTTCCGGAGCAGCACCGCGTATGTCTCCGCGCGCGGCCTGCTGAATTTCCAGGGCGTCACCCCGCTGATGTGCGCGCTGGTGCAGGCCATGATCTATGTCTCGGTGTACCTGGTGGTGTTCGCGGTGCTGATCACCGCGGGCCACGCGATCGGCCTCATCACGCTGCCCAAGAGTTGGCCCGGCTTCATCACCTTCGTCGTGCTGATGGGGGTTGCCGGTGCCGCGATGGGCGTGCTGTTCGGGTCGATTGCGACGTACTGGCACTTCTTTCTTCGGCTGGCGCCGATCATCGAGCGCGGCCTGCAGATCTTCGCCGCCGTCTTTTTCGTGTCGGAGCAGTTTCCGGAGCAACTGCGGCCGTGGTTGTTGTGGTCGCCGCTGGCGCATGGCATGCAGCTGTTGCGCTCGGCGTACTTCCAGGCGTACCAGTCGCACGACGCCAGCCTGGGGTATTTCCTGACCTCGCTGGTGTTCATGATGGTGATCGCCCTGGTGGCCGAGCGCCTGGCCCGTCCCAATGTCCAGCCGATGTGA